One window from the genome of Bacillus carboniphilus encodes:
- a CDS encoding helix-turn-helix domain-containing protein, with protein sequence MSQSRLIGNLKFLRNKKGFTQAQLAEGIISVSYLSKIENGIVQPTDEIIGLLINRLGVNEDEVFNVEDILSLLTDCHRNLISGSNKREVEEIIATVHPEEMNKDFRIHILYTLILLRTSSDRLNIKKELDFYLEKSAQLMQEPLLKYFFFLLKGLLFYHEKQYKESYRAYQEASHYLTHNGNEWERADLLYQLGLCSSRNWKIIESIEYTNQALQIYQTLYFDKRCIECHILNGINYRKINKYTNAINSYKLAKTIAKRVDSDDLLSMIDQNLGNLYSQEGQHELALNHYFNSYRLKLNDSCVNNRLLTMLSIVKEYMDLGEEEKAAEFMDQAKEILDNPLHIIEEDHLIQAKVYELKLAKKVDQLTFYLSERAIPHYLENKHYDKVISYSTLLAHHYHTNRKYKSASETFQKTIEAYNQIYQIRG encoded by the coding sequence ATGAGCCAAAGTCGCTTGATTGGCAATCTGAAGTTTTTACGGAACAAGAAGGGGTTTACCCAGGCGCAGTTAGCGGAGGGGATTATTTCAGTCTCGTATTTATCAAAAATTGAGAATGGGATTGTACAACCTACTGATGAAATTATAGGATTACTTATCAACAGACTAGGCGTAAATGAGGATGAGGTTTTTAATGTGGAAGACATTTTAAGCCTACTTACCGACTGTCATCGAAACCTTATATCGGGGTCTAATAAAAGAGAAGTTGAAGAAATAATAGCAACCGTTCATCCAGAGGAAATGAACAAAGATTTCCGTATTCATATCCTTTATACACTCATTCTTTTGCGAACATCCTCGGATCGATTGAACATAAAAAAAGAGTTGGACTTTTACTTGGAGAAGTCAGCCCAATTAATGCAGGAGCCACTTTTAAAGTATTTCTTTTTTCTGTTAAAAGGGCTGTTATTTTACCATGAAAAACAGTACAAAGAATCATACCGAGCCTATCAGGAAGCCAGTCACTATTTAACACATAACGGCAACGAATGGGAGAGAGCAGACCTTCTGTATCAATTAGGCTTATGTTCTTCAAGGAATTGGAAGATCATTGAATCGATCGAGTATACAAACCAAGCCCTTCAAATTTATCAAACGCTGTACTTTGATAAAAGATGTATTGAATGCCATATCTTAAATGGAATCAATTATCGGAAAATCAATAAATATACGAACGCTATTAACAGTTATAAATTAGCTAAAACGATTGCGAAAAGGGTTGATTCTGACGATTTGCTATCCATGATTGATCAAAATTTAGGAAATTTATATTCCCAAGAAGGTCAGCACGAGTTGGCTTTAAATCACTATTTTAATAGTTATCGTCTTAAATTGAATGACAGCTGTGTTAATAACCGTTTATTAACGATGCTATCGATTGTCAAAGAATACATGGATCTCGGTGAGGAAGAGAAGGCTGCGGAATTTATGGATCAAGCTAAAGAGATCTTGGATAATCCTTTGCACATCATTGAAGAGGACCATCTTATTCAAGCGAAGGTATATGAACTAAAACTGGCCAAAAAGGTGGATCAGCTAACGTTCTACTTATCCGAAAGAGCAATCCCACACTACTTAGAGAACAAACACTATGACAAAGTCATTTCCTATTCCACCTTATTAGCCCATCACTATCACACCAACAGAAAATACAAATCCGCTAGCGAGACTTTCCAAAAAACAATCGAAGCCTACAACCAAATCTATCAAATAAGGGGGTGA